One window of Catonella massiliensis genomic DNA carries:
- a CDS encoding gamma-glutamyl-gamma-aminobutyrate hydrolase family protein: protein MKNMKKPVIGISGSLIIDSSGSFAGYKRSYVNNDYILSVIKNGGIPFIIPFNENEEVVKAQIEMVDGLLLSGGQDVAPKNYGEEPTPKLGDIFPERDDFEYGLLKAALEAKKPVLGICRGAQIINTYFNGSLYQDLSYIGTEVLKHNQENSPSMVTHSVMIDKTSKLFDILGEENIRVNSFHHQAVKKVGDGLTVSAKAPDGVIEAIEKTDYPFLVAVQWHPEMLHLTVEMMNKLFIRFIKEAANE, encoded by the coding sequence ATGAAAAATATGAAGAAGCCCGTAATTGGAATTTCAGGAAGTCTTATAATTGACTCTTCAGGCAGCTTTGCAGGCTATAAGAGGTCTTATGTAAACAATGATTACATTCTCTCAGTGATTAAGAATGGGGGTATTCCATTTATCATTCCATTTAATGAGAATGAAGAAGTTGTTAAGGCACAGATAGAAATGGTAGATGGTCTGCTGCTTTCAGGCGGACAGGATGTAGCTCCTAAGAATTATGGAGAAGAGCCTACTCCAAAACTTGGCGATATTTTTCCTGAAAGAGATGACTTTGAATACGGTCTTCTTAAGGCTGCACTTGAAGCAAAGAAGCCTGTACTTGGCATTTGTAGAGGAGCTCAGATTATTAACACATATTTTAACGGAAGCCTCTATCAGGATCTTAGTTACATAGGAACGGAAGTACTTAAGCACAATCAGGAGAATTCTCCTTCAATGGTAACGCATTCAGTTATGATTGATAAGACTTCAAAACTCTTTGATATATTAGGCGAGGAGAATATAAGAGTAAATTCCTTCCACCACCAGGCAGTGAAAAAGGTAGGAGACGGTCTTACCGTATCTGCTAAAGCTCCTGACGGAGTTATTGAAGCCATTGAAAAGACTGATTATCCTTTCCTTGTTGCAGTACAGTGGCATCCTGAGATGTTACACCTGACAGTGGAAATGATGAATAAGTTATTTATACGCTTCATAAAGGAGGCTGCGAATGAATAA
- a CDS encoding APC family permease, protein MNKKMKFWSIVLLTINSIIGTGIFLSPGGVTKQAGSMAPFIYICAAIFAAVLAVTFAAASKYVVKNGAAYSYARAAFGANTGMFIGVTRYVSASIAWGVMATGVVKNALSIAGMDSKNMVNVTVGFLVLMLLLFIINVKGTAFLTLISDLSTAGKMAALAITIVVGIVIIVTTGENHISDVELLTNADGSPLIPAMDATVFVTAVISAFYAFTGFESVASGASDMENPEKNLPKAIPLAIGIIAVIYFGIVLVAMMINPVALVQSEEVVVLASVFSNKIVRGIIVLGALISMFGINVAASFHSPRVCEAMAKDGILPAFLGKRNANDIPLNAFVLTAVLAIIVPMSFMYDMQGIMIISAIARFAQFIIVPLGVIVFFMGKQKEEIIDARKSVITDVVFPVISVILTVILLYKFNWKGQFSVTDETGASRINWYAIIAMIIGYVVLPVAVYVNSNSKKK, encoded by the coding sequence ATGAATAAAAAAATGAAATTCTGGTCTATAGTGCTTCTTACAATCAACTCAATCATCGGTACCGGAATCTTTCTTTCACCGGGAGGAGTTACAAAGCAGGCAGGAAGCATGGCGCCTTTTATCTATATTTGTGCAGCTATATTTGCAGCAGTGCTGGCAGTAACCTTTGCAGCAGCAAGTAAGTACGTAGTTAAAAACGGTGCAGCTTATTCTTATGCAAGGGCAGCGTTTGGGGCCAATACAGGTATGTTCATAGGTGTAACCAGATATGTATCTGCAAGTATTGCCTGGGGAGTTATGGCTACAGGTGTAGTAAAGAATGCACTTTCAATAGCTGGAATGGACTCTAAAAATATGGTTAATGTGACCGTTGGATTTTTAGTGCTTATGCTCCTCTTATTTATTATAAATGTGAAGGGTACAGCTTTCTTGACGCTTATAAGTGACCTTTCTACAGCAGGCAAGATGGCTGCGCTTGCAATAACTATTGTTGTGGGTATTGTAATCATAGTTACAACGGGAGAAAACCATATTTCAGATGTAGAACTCCTTACCAATGCTGACGGAAGCCCGCTTATTCCTGCAATGGACGCAACTGTGTTTGTAACAGCCGTCATATCAGCCTTCTATGCATTTACAGGATTTGAGAGTGTAGCCTCTGGTGCAAGCGATATGGAAAATCCTGAAAAGAATCTACCGAAGGCTATTCCTCTTGCCATAGGTATAATTGCAGTAATTTACTTTGGTATCGTGCTGGTGGCAATGATGATAAATCCTGTTGCCCTTGTACAGTCAGAAGAGGTAGTGGTACTTGCTTCAGTATTTTCCAATAAGATTGTCAGAGGAATTATTGTTTTAGGTGCTCTTATTTCTATGTTTGGTATCAATGTAGCCGCTTCCTTCCATTCTCCAAGAGTATGTGAAGCAATGGCTAAAGATGGCATTTTGCCTGCCTTCCTTGGAAAACGTAATGCCAATGATATTCCTCTCAATGCATTCGTTCTTACAGCAGTCCTTGCGATTATTGTACCTATGTCATTTATGTATGATATGCAGGGAATAATGATAATTAGTGCAATAGCTAGATTTGCCCAGTTTATTATAGTTCCTCTTGGTGTTATTGTATTTTTTATGGGCAAGCAGAAAGAAGAGATTATCGATGCCAGAAAAAGTGTAATCACAGATGTGGTTTTCCCGGTAATTTCAGTTATTCTCACGGTTATTCTACTGTACAAGTTTAACTGGAAGGGACAGTTCTCGGTTACAGATGAAACAGGAGCTTCACGCATTAACTGGTATGCAATCATAGCTATGATAATAGGTTATGTAGTGCTTCCTGTAGCTGTATACGTTAATTCTAATTCAAAGAAAAAATAA
- a CDS encoding trans-sulfuration enzyme family protein: MKGLNTKMLHGYPVIDGYTGAASIPKYQTSTFDQKSCYVDGKKYSYTRFGNPTVMALESAVAKLEGAKHALVFSSGMAAISNVLMLAGAGGHVIFPCEVYGGTFQFATEVMPRLNMEVSFLDYDNLELVESTIKENTKILYIETPSNPLLKVTDIRKLVEIAKKHKLITIADNTFMTPFYQRPLELGVDIVVESMTKFINGHSDVVAGMIATNSDEYIGCLGLFQKNFGAIMGVEDAWLVLRGMKTMGLRMEKSVSNAAAISEFLAKQLKIKTVYYPGIPSCRYYKIQMSQATSGGAVLSFKFHNKEDMDKFVERIKIPIYAVSLGGVESIISHPATMSHKCMSKEDRLKYGVTDEILRLSCGIEDIEDLIEDLEQALAD; this comes from the coding sequence GTGAAAGGATTAAATACAAAGATGCTTCACGGTTATCCGGTAATTGACGGATATACAGGTGCGGCTTCCATACCTAAGTATCAGACATCTACGTTTGACCAGAAGAGCTGTTATGTAGATGGCAAGAAATACAGCTATACAAGATTCGGAAATCCTACAGTTATGGCACTTGAAAGTGCAGTAGCTAAGCTTGAAGGCGCTAAGCATGCCCTCGTATTTTCATCAGGTATGGCGGCAATAAGTAATGTGCTTATGCTTGCAGGAGCAGGAGGTCATGTAATCTTCCCATGCGAAGTGTACGGAGGTACCTTCCAGTTTGCAACAGAGGTTATGCCAAGGCTTAATATGGAGGTTTCCTTCCTAGACTATGACAATTTGGAATTAGTTGAAAGTACAATAAAGGAAAATACCAAGATACTCTACATTGAGACTCCGTCTAATCCTCTTCTTAAGGTGACGGACATAAGGAAGCTTGTAGAGATAGCTAAAAAGCATAAACTAATAACCATAGCAGATAATACCTTTATGACTCCTTTCTATCAGCGTCCTCTTGAACTTGGAGTAGACATAGTTGTAGAGAGCATGACCAAGTTCATAAACGGACATAGTGACGTGGTAGCAGGAATGATTGCAACCAACAGTGATGAATACATAGGATGTTTGGGACTTTTCCAGAAGAACTTCGGTGCTATCATGGGAGTAGAGGATGCCTGGCTTGTACTTCGTGGAATGAAGACTATGGGACTTCGAATGGAGAAGTCTGTGTCTAACGCAGCTGCTATCTCAGAGTTTCTTGCTAAGCAGCTAAAGATAAAGACAGTATATTATCCGGGAATACCGTCCTGCAGATACTATAAGATACAGATGAGTCAGGCAACATCAGGTGGAGCTGTTCTTTCTTTCAAGTTCCACAATAAAGAAGATATGGATAAGTTTGTTGAGAGAATTAAAATACCTATTTACGCAGTAAGCCTTGGAGGTGTTGAGTCAATTATTTCTCACCCTGCCACCATGTCACATAAATGTATGTCTAAGGAAGACAGACTAAAATACGGAGTCACAGATGAGATTCTTAGGCTTTCCTGCGGTATTGAGGATATTGAAGACCTCATCGAAGACTTAGAGCAGGCACTTGCAGACTAA
- a CDS encoding IS4 family transposase: MSSITQNHFDENNLIDCVRRFFSRHHVGRLIARCNGMKEKGVSPVSLLRYKLSNIFVGRSMYMQQRTGSFKEDFSKNTFYRFLNSVKTNWLRFTSLLAADIVNNDLKNLTDDKRKNVFIIDDSLFNRTSCKKTELGSKVFDHTDMHFKKGFRMLTLSWSDGNTLIPVNSCLLASAKDTNIIGPVKHFDNRTLAGKRRKLAQTKAPEAMMTLLDTALSAGLKADYVLFDSWFSNPAQITAIHSKGMDVIAMIKKSSRIKYSHCGEQLNIKEIYSRNKKRRGKSKYLLSVCVMVGKENPIPAKIVCVRNKANRKDWLAFICTDTTLSEEEIIRIYGKRWQIEVFFKTCKSMLNLIGECHSLSYDALTAHVAIVLTRYMLIAMEQRQNEDQRTLGELFFFLVDEMADITFSRSLGILMDALMASLQVILKLSDEQLTAFTADFEARLPEYLRNALHPEAVVA; encoded by the coding sequence ATGTCCAGTATAACACAAAATCATTTCGATGAGAATAACTTAATTGACTGTGTTCGAAGATTTTTTTCCAGACATCATGTTGGCAGGCTTATTGCCAGATGTAATGGGATGAAAGAAAAAGGTGTTTCACCTGTTTCTTTGCTTCGTTACAAACTCAGCAACATTTTCGTTGGAAGAAGTATGTATATGCAACAACGTACCGGTTCTTTTAAGGAAGATTTTTCAAAGAACACTTTTTATCGTTTCCTTAATTCGGTAAAAACAAACTGGCTTCGTTTTACTTCTCTTCTTGCTGCTGACATCGTAAATAATGATCTCAAAAACCTAACAGATGATAAAAGGAAAAATGTTTTCATCATTGATGACAGTCTTTTCAATCGCACCAGCTGCAAGAAAACTGAGCTGGGGTCAAAGGTTTTCGATCACACGGATATGCATTTCAAAAAAGGATTTCGTATGCTTACCTTAAGCTGGAGCGATGGAAATACACTTATCCCGGTGAACAGCTGCTTGTTAGCATCTGCAAAAGATACAAATATCATCGGTCCTGTAAAACACTTTGATAACAGAACCCTTGCAGGTAAAAGGCGTAAACTTGCTCAGACAAAAGCTCCTGAAGCAATGATGACACTGTTGGATACTGCTCTCAGTGCAGGGCTGAAAGCTGATTATGTCCTTTTTGATTCCTGGTTTTCAAACCCCGCTCAAATCACAGCTATCCATTCAAAAGGTATGGACGTAATTGCTATGATTAAGAAAAGCAGTCGAATCAAGTATTCACACTGTGGTGAGCAACTGAATATCAAAGAGATTTATTCCCGGAACAAAAAGCGCCGTGGCAAATCAAAGTATCTGCTTTCTGTCTGTGTTATGGTAGGAAAGGAGAATCCAATTCCGGCAAAGATTGTTTGTGTAAGGAACAAAGCTAATCGCAAGGACTGGCTTGCTTTTATCTGCACAGATACTACCCTTTCCGAAGAAGAGATTATCCGTATTTATGGAAAACGCTGGCAAATTGAGGTTTTTTTCAAAACCTGCAAATCTATGCTGAATCTTATTGGAGAATGCCATAGCTTATCCTATGATGCACTAACAGCCCACGTAGCAATTGTGCTTACCAGATATATGTTAATTGCAATGGAGCAACGTCAAAATGAAGATCAGAGAACCCTTGGTGAGTTGTTCTTCTTCCTTGTCGATGAAATGGCAGACATTACTTTCAGCAGATCACTTGGCATCCTGATGGATGCCTTGATGGCAAGCCTTCAGGTAATCTTAAAGCTCAGTGATGAGCAATTGACTGCTTTTACTGCTGATTTTGAAGCAAGACTACCTGAATATCTGCGTAATGCGCTCCATCCGGAGGCTGTAGTGGCATAA
- a CDS encoding DEAD/DEAH box helicase, which yields MDYIEVKSNGTIVAKKGTNPRVPYNHQKDAMSKLSLIDKEKSFSTLVVLPTGGGKTYTASTWLLKNAIDKNKKIIWIAHRQILLDQAAKSFQEFAYIETMPHINEFTYRIISGSAEHDRSIDISEKDNILILSKDSIGRNLAVLDSWLKDEKEVYLVIDEAHHATAKTYRKIIKYLEDKVPNLKILGLTATPFRTAKEEQGLLAKIFKDGIDLSGNTVKGDLGITYQIGLKDLIGSRILSKPIFECKYTEEDFGVNLGLNALESIQRLDVLPDELAEEIASNAARNKLIVNTYIENKNEYGQTIVFAVNIWHAIALSKLFTKAGIKSDYIVSSIKDKITGVTLSREDNERKLQEYRDGKLQVLINVNILTEGVDLPQTKTVFLARPTVSKILMTQMIGRALRGTAAGGTAEAHIVSFIDQWNENIAWCNPVSLFNGEGEFNETETDRNKYQINLIAISKVEEFAAMLDDAIDTSALENIPFVKRIPIGMYAFTYLTADGMDITYQVMVYDSTKDAYKMLMDSLPDLFKEYDVDEEYPSEELLEELEEQCRSSYFCGEMVPPY from the coding sequence ATGGATTATATTGAAGTAAAATCTAATGGGACAATAGTGGCAAAAAAGGGTACAAATCCCAGAGTACCTTATAATCATCAGAAGGATGCAATGTCTAAACTTAGTCTGATTGATAAGGAAAAATCATTTAGTACACTTGTGGTTTTGCCAACAGGTGGAGGGAAAACTTATACTGCATCTACTTGGCTATTAAAAAATGCTATAGACAAAAACAAAAAGATAATATGGATAGCACATAGACAAATATTACTTGACCAGGCAGCTAAGTCTTTTCAGGAGTTTGCTTACATAGAAACTATGCCACATATAAATGAATTTACATACAGGATAATTTCGGGTTCTGCCGAGCATGATAGAAGTATTGATATTTCCGAAAAAGATAACATTCTAATTTTAAGCAAAGATAGTATAGGGAGAAATCTAGCGGTACTTGATAGCTGGCTAAAAGATGAGAAGGAGGTTTACCTTGTTATTGATGAAGCCCATCATGCAACAGCTAAAACATATAGAAAAATAATAAAATATCTAGAAGATAAGGTTCCTAACTTGAAAATCCTAGGACTCACAGCTACACCTTTTAGAACTGCAAAGGAAGAACAAGGACTTTTAGCCAAGATATTTAAGGATGGAATTGATCTATCCGGAAATACTGTAAAGGGTGATTTAGGTATAACCTATCAAATAGGACTAAAGGATTTAATTGGTTCGCGAATTCTGTCTAAACCGATTTTTGAATGTAAATATACTGAAGAAGACTTTGGTGTAAACCTTGGCTTGAACGCATTGGAGAGTATTCAAAGATTGGATGTACTGCCGGATGAGCTTGCTGAAGAAATTGCATCAAATGCTGCACGTAACAAGTTAATAGTGAATACTTATATTGAAAATAAAAATGAATATGGACAGACCATTGTATTTGCTGTTAATATCTGGCATGCGATTGCTTTAAGTAAATTATTCACCAAAGCAGGAATCAAATCAGATTATATTGTATCTTCTATTAAGGACAAAATTACCGGCGTTACTTTGTCCAGAGAGGATAATGAAAGAAAGCTTCAAGAATACAGGGATGGAAAATTACAGGTGCTAATCAATGTCAATATTCTAACGGAAGGTGTAGATTTACCACAAACTAAAACCGTTTTTTTAGCGAGACCAACGGTTTCGAAAATTTTGATGACCCAGATGATTGGAAGAGCTCTTCGTGGTACTGCTGCTGGTGGAACAGCAGAGGCTCACATAGTATCTTTTATAGATCAGTGGAATGAAAACATTGCGTGGTGTAATCCGGTTTCGTTATTTAATGGAGAGGGTGAGTTTAATGAGACTGAGACTGATAGAAATAAGTACCAAATTAATTTGATTGCAATTTCAAAAGTCGAAGAATTTGCAGCTATGCTTGATGATGCAATTGATACTTCAGCTCTTGAAAACATTCCATTTGTTAAGAGAATACCAATCGGAATGTATGCTTTTACATATTTGACAGCAGATGGAATGGATATAACTTATCAGGTAATGGTATATGATAGCACAAAAGATGCTTATAAAATGCTTATGGATTCATTGCCTGATTTATTTAAGGAATATGATGTAGATGAGGAGTATCCTAGCGAAGAATTACTAGAAGAACTTGAAGAACAATGTAGATCATCATATTTTTGTGGTGAAATGGTACCACCATATTAG
- a CDS encoding HNH endonuclease gives MGPRKKSEYLESIWNNNDNIMLRLFFGRKIYFIKQLDLEILKITDKNIFIEENNVKYGKRSIEDMSLSEIGKIAPNIEKELRDKTFEASLNEKGMYECAICKRAFSNRIPFQIDHIIPMNKGGKTLANNLQVLCRQCNGLKSDN, from the coding sequence ATGGGACCAAGGAAGAAAAGTGAATATTTAGAAAGCATTTGGAACAACAATGATAATATTATGCTAAGGCTTTTCTTTGGAAGAAAGATATATTTTATTAAGCAGTTGGACCTTGAAATACTTAAAATTACTGATAAAAATATTTTTATTGAAGAAAATAATGTAAAATATGGTAAGCGTAGTATTGAAGATATGTCTCTAAGTGAAATTGGTAAGATTGCGCCGAATATTGAAAAAGAGTTGAGAGATAAAACCTTTGAAGCATCATTGAATGAAAAAGGAATGTATGAATGTGCGATTTGTAAAAGAGCATTTTCAAACAGAATACCTTTTCAGATAGACCATATAATACCAATGAATAAAGGTGGAAAAACTCTAGCAAATAATCTTCAAGTTCTTTGCAGACAATGTAATGGGTTAAAAAGCGATAATTGA